The following are encoded together in the Kribbella sp. CA-293567 genome:
- a CDS encoding 2-oxoacid:acceptor oxidoreductase subunit alpha: protein MTIEVKQLDRVVIRFAGDSGDGMQLTGDRFTAETASFGNDLSTLPNFPAEIRAPAGTLPGVSSFQLHFADHDILTPGDAPDVLIAMNPAALKANLPEVPRGATLIIDTADFTARNLKRIGYDENPLENGELEAYHVIGLNLTGMTVESVKEFGLSRKDASRAKNMYALGLVSWLFQRPVESTIEFLQTKFAGKPDIRDANIAAFRAGFNFGETAEEFSVRYEVKPARMATGTYRNISGNLAMAYGLVAGASRTGLPLVLGAYPITPASDVLHELSKLKRFDVTTIQAEDEIAAVGAALGASFGGALGVTVSSGPGISLKSETIGLALMLELPLIVCDIQRAGPSTGMPTKTEQADLLQVMFGRNGESPLPVIAAQSPADCFSIAVEAARIAVTYRTPVMVLSDGYLANGSEPWQVPTVDDLPTIDPNFTTEPNATNDKGEPVYLPYVRDPETLARAWAIPGTPGLDHRVGGLEKEDRTGNISYDPANHDLMIRTRQAKVDGITVPPLEVDDPDGTAKVLVLGWGSTYGPIGAGVRRVRKVGGKIAQAHLRHLNPFPANLGEVLARYDKVLVPEMNLGQLAMLLRAKYLIDVVSYAQVRGMPLGAAELAEVIGNLVEETEGIDDDARHLGEAAAALTHGEALKVQPNGIHHPEGAL, encoded by the coding sequence GTGACGATCGAGGTCAAGCAGCTCGACCGCGTGGTGATCCGTTTCGCCGGTGACTCCGGCGACGGGATGCAGCTCACCGGGGACCGTTTCACCGCGGAGACCGCATCGTTCGGCAACGACCTGTCGACGCTGCCCAACTTCCCGGCCGAGATCCGGGCCCCTGCCGGCACCCTGCCGGGGGTCTCGTCGTTCCAGCTGCACTTCGCCGACCACGACATCCTCACCCCCGGCGACGCGCCCGACGTCCTGATCGCGATGAACCCGGCGGCCCTGAAGGCGAACCTGCCCGAGGTCCCGCGCGGCGCCACCCTGATCATCGACACCGCCGACTTCACCGCCCGCAACCTGAAGCGGATCGGCTACGACGAGAACCCGCTGGAGAACGGCGAGCTCGAGGCGTACCACGTGATCGGCCTGAATCTGACCGGTATGACGGTGGAGTCGGTGAAGGAGTTCGGGCTGTCCCGCAAGGACGCCTCCCGGGCCAAGAACATGTACGCCCTCGGTCTGGTCTCCTGGCTGTTCCAGCGGCCGGTCGAGTCGACGATCGAGTTCCTGCAGACCAAGTTCGCCGGCAAACCCGACATCCGCGACGCCAACATCGCCGCGTTCCGGGCCGGCTTCAACTTCGGCGAGACGGCCGAGGAGTTCTCCGTCCGGTACGAGGTGAAACCCGCCCGGATGGCGACCGGCACCTACCGCAACATCTCCGGCAACCTCGCGATGGCGTACGGCCTGGTGGCGGGCGCGTCGCGGACCGGTCTGCCGCTGGTGCTCGGCGCCTACCCGATCACGCCGGCCTCCGACGTCCTGCACGAGCTGTCCAAGCTGAAACGCTTCGACGTGACCACGATCCAGGCCGAGGACGAGATCGCCGCGGTCGGCGCCGCCCTGGGTGCGTCGTTCGGTGGCGCCCTCGGCGTGACGGTGTCGTCCGGGCCCGGGATCAGCCTGAAGTCCGAGACGATCGGTCTCGCGCTGATGCTGGAGCTGCCGCTGATCGTCTGCGACATCCAGCGGGCCGGCCCGTCGACCGGGATGCCGACCAAGACCGAGCAGGCCGACCTGCTGCAGGTGATGTTCGGCCGCAACGGCGAGTCGCCGCTGCCGGTGATCGCCGCCCAGTCCCCCGCCGACTGCTTCTCGATCGCGGTCGAGGCGGCCCGGATCGCGGTCACCTACCGAACTCCGGTGATGGTGCTCTCCGACGGCTACCTGGCCAACGGTTCCGAGCCCTGGCAGGTGCCGACGGTCGACGACCTGCCGACCATCGACCCGAACTTCACCACCGAGCCGAACGCGACCAACGACAAGGGCGAACCGGTCTACCTTCCCTACGTCCGCGACCCGGAGACCCTGGCGCGTGCCTGGGCGATCCCCGGTACGCCGGGCCTGGATCACCGCGTGGGCGGTCTCGAGAAGGAGGACAGGACCGGCAACATCTCCTACGACCCGGCGAACCACGATCTGATGATCCGCACCCGCCAGGCGAAGGTCGACGGCATCACCGTGCCGCCACTGGAGGTCGACGACCCCGACGGTACGGCGAAGGTGCTGGTGCTCGGCTGGGGCAGCACCTACGGCCCGATCGGGGCCGGCGTCCGCCGGGTCCGCAAGGTCGGCGGCAAGATCGCCCAGGCCCACCTGCGGCACCTGAACCCGTTCCCGGCGAACCTCGGCGAGGTGCTCGCGCGGTACGACAAGGTCCTGGTGCCGGAGATGAACCTCGGCCAGCTCGCGATGCTGCTGCGCGCGAAGTACCTGATCGACGTCGTCTCCTACGCGCAGGTCCGCGGCATGCCGCTGGGCGCCGCCGAACTGGCCGAGGTGATCGGCAACCTGGTCGAGGAGACCGAGGGGATCGACGACGACGCCCGCCATCTCGGCGAGGCCGCTGCCGCGCTGACCCACGGCGAGGCGCTGAAGGTTCAGCCGAACGGCATCCACCACCCGGAGGGAGCACTGTGA
- a CDS encoding NADH-quinone oxidoreductase subunit A, whose product MQTYGVIGAIVVLGLLGLLGAFALNKALTITYSTPDKLKTYESGVDPVGEGWAQVHIRYYLFAYLYVIFAVDAVYLFPWATVFASVGVASLIEMFVFLAFVTVGLLYAYRKGVLSWT is encoded by the coding sequence GTGCAGACCTACGGCGTCATCGGCGCGATCGTCGTCCTCGGCCTGCTCGGACTGCTGGGTGCGTTCGCGCTGAACAAGGCGCTGACGATCACCTACTCGACCCCGGACAAGCTGAAGACCTACGAGTCCGGGGTGGACCCGGTCGGTGAAGGCTGGGCCCAGGTCCACATCCGCTACTACCTCTTCGCCTACCTCTACGTGATCTTCGCCGTGGACGCGGTCTATCTCTTCCCCTGGGCGACTGTCTTCGCCTCGGTCGGGGTGGCCAGCCTGATCGAGATGTTCGTGTTCCTGGCCTTCGTCACGGTCGGCCTGCTCTACGCCTACCGCAAGGGCGTCCTCAGCTGGACCTGA
- a CDS encoding dipeptidase — MTDLHGDAVVADAHNDLLMLVARRPKESWVEYFRDRWIPQLRAGGIDVQVLPVFLDHEFLPEGALRETLRMIEAAHRIAEGNADQVTLCRTGAEIDETVAAGRIALVLALEGCPQIDKDVELFQTLERLGVRMASFTHFGRSALGDGSGEDATGSRLTKAGVEAVGALEELDVLIDVSHVGRRGVEHILELATKPVVASHSSAFALREHHRNLTDEQLRGIAATGGVVCVNFFAGFLTGDPAPTVEHLADHIEYVVSVAGEDHVGLGSDFVDEVFAEKIPACDRPLVIEGVDTAILVPGLEGPTGMPLVTEALQKRGMPDPVLRKVLGTNLVRVLHRA, encoded by the coding sequence ATGACGGATCTGCACGGCGACGCGGTAGTGGCCGACGCGCACAACGACCTGCTGATGCTGGTCGCGCGGCGACCCAAGGAGAGCTGGGTCGAGTACTTCCGCGACCGCTGGATCCCGCAACTGCGGGCCGGCGGGATCGACGTGCAGGTGCTGCCGGTCTTCCTCGACCACGAGTTCCTGCCGGAGGGCGCGCTGCGGGAGACGCTCCGGATGATCGAGGCCGCGCACCGGATCGCCGAGGGCAACGCCGACCAGGTGACGCTGTGCCGGACCGGCGCGGAGATCGACGAGACGGTCGCGGCCGGCCGGATCGCGCTGGTGCTCGCGCTCGAGGGGTGCCCGCAGATCGACAAGGACGTCGAGCTGTTCCAGACCCTGGAGCGGCTCGGGGTCCGGATGGCGTCGTTCACGCACTTCGGCCGCAGCGCGCTCGGCGACGGCTCGGGTGAGGACGCGACCGGCAGCAGGCTGACGAAGGCCGGCGTCGAGGCGGTCGGGGCGCTGGAGGAGCTCGACGTACTGATCGACGTCTCGCACGTCGGCCGGCGCGGGGTCGAGCACATCCTCGAGCTGGCGACCAAGCCGGTCGTCGCCTCGCACTCGAGCGCCTTCGCGCTGCGCGAGCACCACCGCAACCTGACCGACGAGCAGTTGCGCGGGATCGCGGCCACCGGCGGGGTGGTCTGCGTCAACTTCTTCGCCGGTTTCCTGACCGGGGACCCGGCGCCGACCGTCGAACACCTGGCCGACCACATCGAGTACGTCGTGAGCGTGGCCGGGGAGGACCACGTCGGTCTCGGCAGCGACTTCGTCGACGAGGTGTTCGCGGAGAAGATCCCGGCCTGCGACCGGCCGCTGGTGATCGAGGGCGTGGACACCGCGATCCTGGTCCCGGGGCTCGAGGGACCGACCGGGATGCCGCTGGTCACCGAGGCGCTGCAGAAGCGCGGGATGCCCGACCCGGTCCTCCGCAAGGTGCTCGGTACGAACCTGGTCCGGGTCCTGCACCGGGCCTGA
- a CDS encoding NPP1 family protein, producing MKKLSPPESAPTSSRRRRRLLGIALGTAALMVTSAAAAWAAPPPHLPQNAGGWESSFSPAYDYDGDGCYATPAIGPDGTLNGGLNTTGAVNGNCRDQSDLDNSQTYARSKCNNGWCAVVYASYFEKDQAVAGSGLGGHRHDFEHVISWINQAANQVEYVTTTQHSTRVTYPRSQVRFDGSHPKVVYHKDGASTHFFRLANSNDEPPENHYHNWRYPPLVDWNGWPSTGLRDTLMNANFGAATIKITDKDDRFRNLLNAAKPAAIPFDPWA from the coding sequence ATGAAAAAGCTGTCGCCCCCTGAATCCGCCCCCACCTCCTCACGCCGCCGGCGCCGCCTGCTGGGCATCGCCCTCGGGACCGCCGCGCTGATGGTCACTTCGGCCGCCGCCGCCTGGGCCGCCCCGCCGCCGCACCTGCCGCAGAACGCCGGTGGCTGGGAGTCGTCCTTCTCCCCGGCGTACGACTACGACGGCGACGGGTGCTACGCCACCCCGGCGATCGGCCCGGACGGCACCCTCAACGGTGGGCTGAACACCACCGGCGCCGTCAACGGCAACTGCCGCGACCAGTCCGACCTCGACAACTCCCAGACCTACGCCCGGTCGAAGTGCAACAACGGCTGGTGCGCGGTCGTCTACGCCAGCTACTTCGAGAAGGACCAGGCGGTCGCCGGCAGTGGTCTCGGCGGCCACCGCCACGACTTCGAGCATGTCATCTCGTGGATCAACCAGGCGGCCAACCAGGTCGAGTACGTGACCACGACCCAGCACAGCACCCGGGTGACCTATCCCCGCTCACAGGTCCGCTTCGACGGCTCGCACCCGAAGGTCGTCTACCACAAGGACGGCGCCAGCACGCACTTCTTCCGGCTGGCCAACTCCAACGACGAGCCGCCGGAGAACCACTACCACAACTGGCGCTATCCGCCGCTGGTCGACTGGAACGGCTGGCCCAGCACCGGCCTGCGCGACACCTTGATGAACGCCAACTTCGGTGCGGCCACCATCAAGATCACCGACAAGGACGACCGCTTCCGCAATCTGCTGAACGCCGCCAAGCCTGCCGCCATCCCCTTCGACCCCTGGGCCTGA
- a CDS encoding helix-turn-helix transcriptional regulator: MDDVPWTSTPLVGRSTELAALLSAVDEAKTRRAGAILLSGDAGVGKTRMLDEVATGAHERGFGVLVGHCTDFGDAGLPYLPFTEIFGRLAEERPEVVESVLTNFPAIGRLLPTHRLIGAQAVPQEGQLDRAALFDAVLGAFTALSTSEPLVVIIEDTHWADDSSRDLIGFLITRLTSQRLALVVSYRSDDLHRRHPLRRPIAEWSRNPRVRRVSLLPLDATDSRTLLTALLTQPLPEAEELRILDRAGGNAFFTEELVAAASMGDADAVPPDLADLLLVRLDPLSDDARQVARVIAVAGRRVPHTLLTAVAGLPDRELDAALRELIDAHIIEHPGNASYYFRHALLAEAVYDDLLPGERVRQHAAYAKALKDQTVAGTAAELAGHATRSHDLATAFEARVRAGQEAISVAAPQEALKHYEMALELYPNAAADAAIDKTWLVVETAAAAALSAQQLRALKLLRKALAELPADAPRLQRAQLLMPLADIALIIDQDQEANEAISQALRLTSDEPASVFKAQVASMYARVSDALGRPMEAERWAHEALQIAREVGQESAAGDAGITLAQLRRRAGDPVAAARQLEEAAVRAQLAGDPAAEVRSRFLLGSNHYEMGDLASAKTALQHAYQRAGELGRQWAAYGFDARRMLALTQFVMGEWDDAAATAQSDSMTPAAAEAALRGVGLAVRGGRGDTSVAADMERLRKWWTLDIMLPVIGLQPAVDAYRQLNKPAEAEKLLADVTALCADVFQTDWFMARIRFSTLGLQVLCQRVVHEPTAAKELVARGAELVSAGQTTAEKGMPPGRVLGVEGIAWLARLEAEWERLRWLADLDPPTPAEHVATWHRTVDAFGYGDVHQQAWSRLHFSAALRAAGRVADANEQVALATDTARALGAKPLLEELGGAAGGAGTGPATLTARETEVLALLAEGRTNRQLARELYISEKTVSVHVSNILAKLGVRSRTEAAAVARRDGLLD; this comes from the coding sequence ATGGACGACGTGCCCTGGACCTCGACACCTCTCGTCGGCCGCTCGACCGAGCTGGCCGCCCTGCTCAGCGCCGTGGACGAGGCGAAGACCCGCCGCGCCGGGGCGATCCTGCTGTCCGGTGACGCCGGGGTCGGCAAGACCCGGATGCTCGACGAGGTGGCGACCGGCGCGCACGAGCGCGGGTTCGGCGTACTGGTCGGGCACTGCACCGACTTCGGCGACGCCGGCCTGCCGTACCTGCCGTTCACCGAGATCTTCGGCCGGCTCGCCGAGGAGCGGCCGGAGGTGGTCGAGAGCGTGCTGACCAACTTCCCGGCGATCGGCCGGCTGCTGCCGACCCACCGGCTGATCGGCGCGCAGGCCGTTCCGCAGGAGGGCCAGCTGGATCGCGCCGCGCTGTTCGACGCCGTACTGGGGGCCTTCACCGCACTGTCGACCAGCGAACCGCTGGTGGTGATCATCGAGGACACCCACTGGGCCGACGACTCCAGCCGCGACCTGATCGGCTTCCTGATCACCCGGCTGACCTCGCAGCGGCTCGCGCTGGTCGTGTCCTACCGCAGCGACGACCTGCACCGCCGGCACCCGTTGCGGCGGCCGATCGCCGAGTGGTCCCGCAATCCGCGCGTACGCCGAGTCAGCCTGCTCCCGCTGGACGCCACCGACTCCCGGACGCTGCTGACCGCGCTGCTCACCCAGCCGTTGCCGGAGGCGGAGGAGCTGCGGATCCTCGACCGTGCCGGCGGCAACGCGTTCTTCACCGAAGAGCTGGTCGCCGCCGCGTCGATGGGTGACGCCGACGCGGTGCCGCCCGACCTGGCCGACCTGTTGCTCGTCCGGCTCGACCCACTGTCCGATGACGCCCGTCAGGTCGCCCGGGTCATCGCGGTGGCCGGCCGGCGCGTTCCGCACACCCTGCTGACCGCTGTGGCCGGGCTGCCCGACCGGGAGCTGGATGCCGCGCTGCGCGAGCTGATCGACGCGCACATCATCGAGCACCCGGGCAACGCGAGCTACTACTTCCGGCATGCACTGCTGGCCGAGGCCGTCTACGACGACCTGTTGCCGGGCGAGCGTGTGCGGCAGCATGCGGCGTACGCGAAGGCGCTGAAGGACCAGACCGTCGCCGGTACCGCGGCGGAGCTGGCCGGGCACGCGACCAGGTCCCACGACCTGGCGACCGCCTTCGAAGCACGCGTGCGGGCCGGCCAGGAGGCGATCTCGGTGGCGGCGCCGCAGGAGGCGTTGAAGCACTACGAGATGGCGCTGGAGCTCTACCCGAACGCCGCAGCCGACGCGGCGATCGACAAGACCTGGCTGGTCGTCGAGACCGCGGCAGCGGCAGCGCTGTCCGCGCAGCAACTGCGGGCGCTCAAACTGCTGCGCAAGGCGCTGGCCGAGCTGCCGGCCGACGCGCCGCGACTGCAGCGGGCCCAGTTGCTGATGCCGCTGGCCGACATCGCCTTGATCATCGACCAGGACCAGGAAGCGAACGAGGCGATCTCGCAGGCACTGCGGCTGACCTCGGACGAGCCGGCCAGCGTGTTCAAGGCGCAGGTCGCGTCGATGTACGCGCGGGTCTCGGATGCGCTCGGTCGGCCGATGGAGGCGGAGCGCTGGGCGCACGAAGCGCTGCAGATCGCCCGGGAGGTGGGCCAGGAGTCCGCCGCGGGGGATGCCGGCATCACGCTCGCCCAGTTGCGGCGGCGGGCCGGCGACCCGGTGGCCGCGGCCAGGCAGCTGGAGGAGGCCGCGGTGCGGGCGCAGCTCGCCGGTGACCCGGCAGCCGAGGTTCGCAGCCGGTTCCTGCTGGGGTCGAACCACTACGAGATGGGTGACCTGGCCAGCGCCAAGACGGCCTTGCAGCATGCGTACCAGCGAGCGGGTGAGCTGGGGCGTCAGTGGGCGGCGTACGGGTTCGATGCGCGGCGGATGCTCGCGCTGACACAGTTCGTGATGGGCGAGTGGGACGACGCCGCCGCCACCGCCCAGTCCGACTCGATGACGCCCGCGGCAGCCGAGGCGGCGTTGCGCGGGGTCGGGCTGGCCGTGCGGGGTGGGCGCGGTGACACGTCGGTCGCCGCGGACATGGAGCGCCTGCGCAAGTGGTGGACGCTCGACATCATGCTGCCCGTCATCGGGCTGCAGCCTGCCGTCGACGCCTATCGCCAGCTCAACAAGCCGGCCGAGGCGGAGAAGCTGCTCGCCGACGTGACGGCGCTGTGCGCGGACGTCTTCCAGACCGACTGGTTCATGGCCCGGATCCGCTTCTCGACGCTGGGGTTGCAGGTGCTCTGCCAGCGCGTCGTCCACGAGCCGACCGCCGCCAAGGAGCTGGTCGCCCGTGGCGCCGAGCTGGTCTCGGCCGGGCAGACGACGGCCGAGAAGGGCATGCCGCCCGGCCGGGTGCTGGGGGTCGAGGGGATCGCGTGGCTGGCCAGACTGGAGGCGGAATGGGAGCGTCTCCGCTGGCTGGCCGACCTCGATCCCCCGACTCCGGCCGAGCACGTCGCCACCTGGCACCGCACGGTCGACGCCTTCGGGTACGGCGACGTCCATCAGCAGGCCTGGTCTCGGCTGCACTTCTCGGCGGCCCTGCGAGCAGCCGGCCGGGTGGCCGACGCCAACGAGCAGGTCGCACTGGCGACGGACACCGCTCGGGCGCTCGGCGCGAAGCCGTTGCTCGAGGAGCTGGGCGGAGCGGCCGGTGGAGCCGGCACCGGTCCGGCGACGCTCACGGCGCGCGAGACCGAAGTACTGGCTCTGCTGGCCGAGGGCCGGACGAACCGTCAACTGGCCCGGGAGCTCTACATCTCGGAGAAGACGGTCAGCGTCCACGTCTCCAACATCCTGGCCAAACTGGGCGTCCGCAGCCGGACCGAGGCTGCCGCGGTGGCCCGGCGGGACGGGCTGCTCGACTGA
- a CDS encoding PfkB family carbohydrate kinase, with translation MRLLHLGNVVIDLVLTVDELPPRGGDAFASSTTATTGGGFNVMAAAVRQGLPTLYAGAHGTGPFGTQAREALTEAGIKWLHPAREDLDTGFAVTLVDATGERTFVTSRGAEATLTGDELPEPGDEDLVYLSGYSLLHDSNRAALLPWLAKLPDDVEVFFDPGPLVAEIPEHALEAVLARVDWWSSNSAEATLLTGLADPGDAARAVRGRTLRADVLVRTGPAGCVLAVRGQEVKRIDGFAVRAVDLNGAGDAHAGAFLAGIAQGKDPVEAARRANGAAALAVTRRGPATGPTKDELETYLRGLQAPHRE, from the coding sequence ATGAGGCTCCTGCACCTCGGCAACGTCGTGATCGACCTGGTCCTCACCGTCGACGAGCTCCCGCCGCGCGGCGGCGACGCATTCGCCTCCAGCACCACGGCGACGACCGGCGGCGGCTTCAACGTGATGGCCGCGGCCGTCCGCCAAGGCCTCCCCACCCTGTACGCCGGCGCGCACGGCACCGGCCCCTTCGGCACCCAGGCCCGTGAGGCGCTCACCGAAGCCGGGATCAAGTGGCTGCACCCCGCAAGGGAGGACCTGGACACCGGCTTCGCCGTCACCCTCGTCGACGCCACCGGCGAACGCACCTTCGTCACCAGCCGCGGCGCCGAGGCGACTCTCACCGGCGACGAACTCCCCGAGCCCGGCGATGAGGACCTCGTCTACCTCTCCGGGTACAGCCTGTTGCACGACTCCAACCGAGCCGCCTTGCTCCCCTGGCTCGCCAAGCTGCCCGATGACGTCGAGGTCTTCTTCGACCCCGGACCGCTCGTCGCCGAGATCCCCGAGCACGCACTGGAGGCGGTGCTCGCCAGGGTCGACTGGTGGAGCTCGAACTCCGCCGAGGCCACTCTGCTGACCGGCCTGGCCGATCCCGGGGACGCAGCGCGCGCAGTACGCGGGAGGACTCTGCGAGCCGACGTGCTCGTCCGTACCGGGCCGGCGGGCTGTGTGCTCGCAGTACGGGGTCAGGAGGTCAAGCGGATCGATGGGTTCGCAGTACGGGCTGTGGATCTCAACGGAGCTGGTGACGCCCATGCCGGGGCATTCCTGGCCGGGATTGCTCAAGGCAAAGACCCCGTCGAGGCGGCCCGCCGGGCCAACGGGGCCGCGGCCTTGGCGGTCACCCGGCGAGGACCGGCCACTGGGCCCACCAAGGATGAGCTGGAGACCTATCTAAGGGGTCTCCAGGCACCGCATAGGGAGTAG
- a CDS encoding ADP-ribosylglycohydrolase family protein, whose amino-acid sequence MTPRPDSASGAGGRGGEHASAPGASGSAASSRAAGALYGLAIGDALGMPTQSLPRALIIERYGEVLDGFHPAPEDQPLAAGMPAGAITDDTEQALLLARLVVSSGGEVDGRELAHKLVEWEDGMRARGSLDLLGPSTKRAIEELLQGKDIGETGRYGTTNGAAMRVTPVGIATPSTDLDLLLDRVVAASAVTHNTGLALSAAAAVAAAVSAGIDGATVAEATRLAIHAAGEASKRGHWVAGADLATRIAWATTLIDTAPGTTPPRPGAVSALLSDLVGTSLASQESVPAAFAVLAAFPGDPWPAVRLAASVGGDTDTIAAIAGAIAGACHGLDGFPTDARATVARVNGLRLEELAGQLLEVRSG is encoded by the coding sequence ATGACCCCGCGACCGGACAGCGCCTCCGGCGCCGGCGGGAGGGGCGGGGAGCACGCCTCCGCCCCTGGGGCGAGCGGCTCCGCCGCCAGTTCCCGCGCCGCGGGCGCGCTCTATGGGCTGGCCATTGGCGATGCACTCGGGATGCCGACCCAGTCGTTGCCCAGGGCACTCATCATCGAGCGGTACGGCGAGGTACTGGACGGTTTCCACCCGGCACCGGAGGACCAGCCACTGGCGGCGGGGATGCCGGCCGGGGCGATCACCGACGACACCGAGCAGGCCCTGCTGCTGGCGCGGCTGGTGGTCTCGTCGGGTGGAGAAGTGGACGGACGGGAGCTGGCCCACAAGCTGGTCGAGTGGGAGGACGGGATGCGGGCGCGTGGGTCGCTCGACCTGCTCGGTCCTTCCACCAAGCGAGCCATCGAAGAACTCCTGCAGGGTAAGGACATCGGCGAGACCGGCCGCTACGGCACCACCAACGGTGCCGCGATGCGCGTCACGCCGGTCGGTATCGCCACACCCTCCACCGATCTCGACCTGCTGCTCGACCGCGTGGTCGCTGCGAGTGCGGTCACCCACAACACCGGCCTCGCGCTGTCGGCCGCGGCGGCCGTTGCGGCAGCGGTGAGCGCCGGCATCGACGGCGCGACGGTCGCCGAAGCGACCCGGCTCGCGATCCACGCGGCAGGCGAGGCCTCGAAGCGCGGCCACTGGGTGGCCGGTGCGGATCTCGCGACCCGCATCGCCTGGGCCACCACCCTGATCGACACGGCGCCTGGCACTACCCCTCCTCGGCCGGGCGCCGTGTCTGCACTTCTCTCCGACCTGGTCGGCACCAGCCTGGCCAGCCAGGAATCCGTACCGGCCGCGTTCGCCGTCCTCGCCGCCTTCCCCGGCGACCCGTGGCCGGCCGTCCGCCTGGCCGCGTCGGTCGGCGGTGACACCGACACGATCGCCGCGATCGCCGGGGCGATCGCGGGCGCCTGCCACGGCCTCGACGGCTTCCCCACCGACGCTCGCGCGACCGTTGCCAGAGTCAACGGACTGCGTCTCGAGGAACTCGCCGGGCAGCTGCTGGAGGTCCGTTCCGGATGA
- a CDS encoding GntR family transcriptional regulator, with product MNLKHERIASILAREIRSGRVGHGDQLPGEVELAKRFSVSRNTVRSALAVLNEDGLITTRTGKGSFVLFDGRPLDDRLGWTHALAQQGVETRVQLLRLAHEQDHELADRLGLDSPDVIVIQRLRVIVGGEAISLERSCVPALEALRDLPERGLDENSITATLSRAGLHLDHGEQRLRGRPLDPEEAILLDRPEGTWFLHTRRVSFTPDHRFAEQVDSLLDPTHFELNLNYTGHST from the coding sequence GTGAATCTCAAGCACGAGCGGATCGCGTCCATCCTGGCGCGGGAGATCCGCTCCGGCCGGGTCGGGCACGGTGACCAGCTGCCCGGCGAGGTGGAGCTGGCGAAGCGGTTCTCGGTCAGCCGGAACACGGTCCGCTCCGCACTGGCGGTGCTGAACGAGGACGGGCTGATCACCACCCGGACCGGCAAAGGGTCGTTTGTCCTGTTCGACGGGCGGCCGCTGGACGACCGGCTCGGCTGGACCCACGCATTGGCGCAGCAAGGTGTGGAGACGCGAGTCCAGCTGCTGCGGCTGGCCCACGAACAGGACCACGAACTGGCTGATCGGCTGGGCCTCGACTCCCCCGACGTGATCGTGATCCAGCGCCTGCGGGTGATCGTGGGCGGCGAAGCGATCTCGCTCGAGCGCAGCTGCGTCCCGGCCCTGGAGGCACTGCGCGACCTGCCCGAACGCGGCCTGGACGAGAACTCGATCACCGCCACCCTGAGCCGTGCAGGCCTGCACCTCGATCACGGCGAGCAACGCCTCCGCGGCCGCCCCCTCGACCCCGAGGAGGCGATCCTGCTGGACCGCCCGGAAGGCACGTGGTTCCTGCACACCCGCCGGGTCAGCTTCACCCCCGACCACCGCTTCGCCGAGCAGGTGGACAGCCTGCTGGACCCCACGCACTTCGAGCTCAACCTCAACTACACCGGACACTCCACATGA
- a CDS encoding cysteine hydrolase family protein translates to MAPVLALIDLQRIFAEPESGWATPDFERVVKPTQELLELIPTAVFTRFVAPAEPAGSWIPYYQQWPFALQPPDSYAYQLVEEFQGVPTLDKTTFGKWGPELAEVVGPGGHLVLSGVTTDCCVLTTALAAADAGVRVQVVADACAGVDEATHHKALDIMRLYAPMLEVVTVGTIREQQAGERHQ, encoded by the coding sequence ATGGCACCGGTACTGGCCCTGATCGATCTGCAGCGGATCTTCGCCGAGCCCGAGAGCGGCTGGGCGACACCGGACTTCGAGCGGGTGGTCAAGCCGACCCAGGAGCTGCTCGAACTGATCCCCACCGCCGTCTTCACCCGTTTCGTCGCGCCTGCGGAACCGGCCGGATCCTGGATCCCGTACTACCAGCAGTGGCCGTTCGCGTTGCAGCCGCCGGACTCCTACGCCTATCAACTGGTGGAGGAGTTCCAGGGAGTGCCGACACTCGACAAGACGACCTTCGGCAAGTGGGGACCGGAGCTGGCCGAGGTGGTCGGTCCCGGTGGGCACCTGGTGCTGTCGGGCGTGACCACCGACTGCTGCGTGCTGACGACAGCATTGGCGGCCGCCGACGCCGGCGTACGGGTGCAGGTGGTGGCTGACGCGTGTGCGGGGGTCGACGAGGCGACTCATCACAAGGCGCTGGACATCATGCGGTTGTACGCGCCGATGCTCGAGGTCGTCACGGTCGGCACCATCCGTGAGCAACAGGCCGGAGAGCGGCACCAGTGA